In the Staphylococcus condimenti genome, one interval contains:
- a CDS encoding winged helix-turn-helix transcriptional regulator, with protein MEVCPYLEETFKIIGRSWNGLIINYLSRCPENSAHFSDMKKDLKPITPRALSLKLTELMDWNLVEKNIISKAPLSIVYQLTDKGEALAKALIPMEEWAQKYVELENNQVEV; from the coding sequence ATGGAAGTATGTCCTTATTTAGAAGAAACATTTAAAATCATCGGTAGAAGTTGGAATGGATTAATTATTAACTATCTCTCAAGATGTCCCGAAAATTCAGCACATTTCAGTGACATGAAAAAAGATTTAAAACCTATTACGCCTCGTGCGTTAAGTTTGAAATTAACTGAATTGATGGATTGGAATTTAGTTGAAAAAAATATAATTTCAAAAGCACCACTCTCAATTGTTTATCAGCTTACTGATAAAGGTGAGGCTTTGGCTAAAGCTTTAATACCGATGGAAGAATGGGCTCAAAAATATGTAGAACTTGAAAACAATCAAGTGGAAGTATAA